From the genome of Streptomyces sp. NBC_01341, one region includes:
- a CDS encoding DeoR/GlpR family DNA-binding transcription regulator, with the protein MGTEERRRAILETAREEGAVEVNLLAERFQVARETIRRDLHTLEEHGLVRRTHGGAYPVESAGFETTLAMRTTHHVPQKSRIATAAAELLGDAETVFVDEGFTPQLIAEALPKDRQLTVVTASLAVATILADTEKTAVLLLGGRVRGGTMATVDHWATRMLADFVIDLAYVGANGISRQYGLTTPDPAVGEVKAQAMRSARRRVFAGVHTKFGAVSFCRFAGVGDFEAVITDTGLPSAEAQRYSLLGPNVIRV; encoded by the coding sequence GTGGGCACCGAGGAACGCCGACGAGCAATTCTCGAGACGGCCCGAGAGGAGGGCGCGGTCGAGGTGAACCTCCTCGCCGAGCGGTTCCAGGTGGCCAGGGAGACCATCAGGCGTGACCTGCACACCCTGGAGGAACACGGCCTCGTGCGGCGCACGCACGGAGGCGCCTACCCGGTGGAGAGCGCCGGCTTCGAGACCACCCTGGCCATGCGCACCACACACCACGTACCGCAGAAGTCCCGGATCGCGACGGCCGCCGCCGAGCTGCTCGGCGACGCCGAGACGGTCTTCGTCGACGAGGGCTTCACGCCGCAGCTGATAGCCGAAGCCCTGCCGAAGGACCGGCAGTTGACCGTCGTGACCGCTTCACTCGCCGTCGCGACGATCCTCGCGGACACCGAGAAGACCGCCGTACTCCTCCTCGGCGGACGCGTCCGGGGCGGCACCATGGCGACCGTCGACCACTGGGCCACACGCATGCTCGCCGACTTCGTCATCGACCTCGCCTACGTCGGTGCGAACGGCATCTCCCGCCAGTACGGGCTGACCACTCCCGACCCGGCCGTCGGCGAGGTCAAGGCGCAGGCCATGCGCAGTGCCCGCCGTCGCGTCTTCGCCGGGGTCCACACGAAGTTCGGGGCGGTCAGTTTCTGCCGCTTCGCGGGCGTCGGCGACTTCGAGGCCGTCATCACCGACACCGGCCTGCCGTCCGCGGAGGCCCAGCGTTACTCGCTCCTCGGCCCGAACGTCATCCGCGTCTGA